A window from Pseudopipra pipra isolate bDixPip1 chromosome 25, bDixPip1.hap1, whole genome shotgun sequence encodes these proteins:
- the PTPN22 gene encoding tyrosine-protein phosphatase non-receptor type 22: MDQREILLQNLERAQGKKLNRGEFAEEFLKLKRQTTKYKLDKIYPTAAAEQPENVKKNRYKDILPFDHSRVELSLITCDTDSHYINANFIKGVYGPRAYIATQGPLPTTVVDFWRMIWEYEVLVVVMACMEFEMGKKKCERYWAEVEGSPLHCGPFSITCEAEEKRNEYVIRALKVTFNGVTRTTHQFHYKNWPDHHVPSSIDPILELIREIRCYQPDDSVPVCIHCSAGCGRTGVICAIDYTQKLLQDGIVPVNFSVFSLIQEMRTQRPCLVQTKEQYELVYDVVIELFRRRIKALDSQKDSADSQVRAGPPAAKPVLTPVEDIYGLSLLTCSEREERDEHQHLPPVAQSKASLPSPCAPGTQDSSGRGVPPIRQAFSFGALNFISCRKAAPAERGGAGDAPRKRRSWELDLDPKGAGGRGPGGRAPLTWTASTPLVLGQRGEDWEWDGRGAKPVWSSQWLNAGHSSFQDGFSPVDLNPSRREADGPPSHRNHGQCPHPYLCSAEDPYFSSLSPDDPVSPVFSECFVEGQDELLPSCAASAPLQPSIASSPLSHHAPLDEERMSPASNLSVSFQFPTLPQPDDDDDPPPLPQRTPESFIVANDPGQFPLATSDFQLPDRNPNIGTSWEWSGETHSEGLHDSVRLRPCKSVKLRSPPKETAWDRSDSPPPLPERTPESFVLTEAASLQPAARNSSSPAGLENKGSETSSKEAMKCFRRSKSMKILKNVRKSICSPSSLTKSSEPAPTNPLRSFLNFGFANRFSKPKGPRNPPSTWNI, translated from the exons ATGGACCAAAGGGAGATCCTGCTACAGAACCTGGAAAGGGCCCAAGGCAAGAAGCTCAACCGAGGGGAGTTTGCAGAGGAGTTTTTG AAGCTGAAAAGGCAAACAACAAAGTACAAGCTGGATAAAATCTACCCTACAGCAGCGGCTGAGCAACCAGAGAATGTCAAGAAGAACAGATACAAGGACATCTTACCCT TTGACCACAGCAGAGTGGAGTTGTCCCTGATTACATGTGACACAGATTCCCATTACATCAATGCCAACTTCATCAAG GGTGTCTATGGGCCAAGAGCATACATTGCTACCCAGGGTCCTCTCCCCACTACTGTCGTTGACTTTTGGAGGATGATTTGGGAGTATGAAGTCCTG GTCGTGGTCATGGCTTGTATGGAGTTTGAAATGGGGAAG AAGAAGTGTGAGCGGTACTGGGCGGAGGTGGAGGGCTCCCCCCTGCACTGCGGCCCCTTCTCCATCACCTGT GAAGCCGAGGAGAAGAGGAATGAGTACGTGATCAGGGCTTTGAAGGTGACCTTCAACGGG GTGACCCGCACCACCCACCAGTTCCACTACAAAAACTGGCCAGACCACCACGTCCCCTCCTCCATTGACCCCATCCTGGAGCTCATCAGGGAGATTCGCTGCTACCAGCCAGATGACAGTGTCCCTGTCTGCATCCACTGCAG TGCTGGCTGTGGCAGGACGGGCGTCATCTGTGCCATCGACTACACCCAGAAGCTGCTGCAGGACGGG ATTGTTCCGGTGAACTTCAGCGTGTTCAGCCTGATCCAGGAGATGCGCACGCAGAGGCCCTGCCTCGTGCAGACCAAG gagcagTATGAGCTGGTTTATGATGTGGTGATTGAGCTCTTCAGAAGGAGGATTAAAGCACTCGATTCCCAGAAAGATTCTGCTGATTCCCAG GTACGAGCAGGGCCTCCTGCAGCCAAGCCAGTCCTGACTCCAGTGGAAGACATTTATGGTCTGAGTTTACTCACCTG CTCAGAGCGAGAGGAGCGTGACGAGCACCAACATCTTCCTCCAGTGGCACAAAGCAAAGCGTCCCTGCCATCTCCGTGTGCCCCAGGAACACAGGACAGCTCTGGCCGTGGAGTTCCCCCCATCAGACAGGCCTTCTCCTTTGGTGCTCTGAACTTCATcagctgcaggaaggcagcTCCTGCCGAGcgagggggggctggggacgCCCCTCGGAAACGCCGCAGCTGGGAGCTGGACCTGGACcccaagggagcaggagggagggggcCTGGTGGCAGAGCACCTCTGACATGGACTGCATCGACCCCTTTAGTGCTGGGGCAGCGGGGAGAAGactgggaatgggatggaaGGGGCGCCAAGCCTGTTTGGAGTTCACAGTGGCTGAACGCTGGTCACTCAAGCTTCCAGGATGGATTTTCCCCTGTGGACCTGAACCCCTCCAGACGAGAAGCAGATGGCCCCCCAAGCCACAGGAACCATGGGCAATGCCCTCACCCTTATCTCTGCTCAGCAGAAGATCCCTACTTCTCGTCACTCTCTCCAGACGACCCCGTGTCCCCAGTGTTTTCTGAGTGCTTTGTGGAGGGGCAGGACGAGCTTCTTCCTTCTTGTGCTGCCAGTGCCCCACTGCAGCCCTCCATAGCCAGCTCCCCACTGTCCCACCACGCTCCCCTGGACGAGGAGAGGATGTCCCCAGCAA GTAACCTGTCCGTGTCTTTCCAATTCCCCACCCTGCCACAGccagatgatgatgatgaccccccacccctgccccagcGCACCCCTGAGTCCTTTATTGTGGCCAATGACCCGG GACAATTTCCTCTGGCCACTTCTGATTTTCAGCTTCCAGACAGAAATCCAAATATCGGGACCTCTTGGGAGTGGAGTGGTGAGACTCACTCAGAGGGCCTTCATGACTCTGTGAGGCTGAGACCATGTAAG agtGTGAAGCTTCGGAGCCCCCCGAAAG AGACAGCCTGGGATCGCTCTGACTCTCCTCCCCCGCTTCCTGAAAGAACCCCGGAGTCGTTTGTTCTCACTGAGGCAGCAA GTCTGCAGCCTGCTGCAAGAAATTCCTCGAGTCCTGCGGGTTTGGAGAACAAGGGCTCTGAAACCTCATCCAAAGAGGCCATGAAGTGCTTCAGGAGGAGCAAg agcatgaaaatattgaaaaatgtgagaaaaa gcATCTGCAGCCCATCTTCACTGACAAAATCATCAGAGCCTGCCCCAACAAACCCTCTGAGGTCTTTCCTTAACTTTG GCTTTGCAAATCGATTTTCAAAACCTAAAGGCCCAAGAAATCCACCCTCAACATGGAATATTTAG